The DNA window ACCAGCAGGAGCAGCCCGGAGGCACCGAGGCCGAGCGCCATGATCACCCGCTCACCGAACCGGTCCGCGGCCGCGCCCCACGCGATGAGCGTGCACAGCAGACCGATGCTCGGCGCGGAGACGACCGTGCCCGCCTCGGCGAGGGTGAGCCCCTCCGAAACCCGCATCCGCGGCACCAAGAACGGGATGCCGTAGAGGAACGTGCAGCTCGCGGTCTGCGCCGCGAGCCCGAGGCCGAGGATCACCCAGCGTCGTCTGCCCACTTTCAGTTCCGCCGTCGCCTGCACCATCAGTGATCCCAAATATTGAGACAATGTTCTTACATGATGAACATTAGTTGCAGGCCCTAACCATGCACAAGGGGCGCCTCCGGATTCGGAGGCGCCCCTTGGCAGGCGTGCGGGAAATCCGCGCGGCGGTCAGAGCACGGCGGCATACCCCGGCTTGATAACATTGTTGATCACGTCGAGCCGCCGGTCGAAATCGAGGAAAGCGGATTTCATGGCGTTGATCGTGAACCACTGGAAGTCGGCGAGGCCGTAGCCGAAAGCCTCGTGCAGTGCGGCGAACTCGCTCGACATGGTGCACCCGCTCATCAGGCGGTTGTCGGTGTTGACGGTCACCCGGAAGCGCAGCCGGTGGAGTAACCCTATCGGGTGAGTCTCGATGGACTGCGCCGCCCCCGTCTGCACGTTCGACGAGGGGCAGATTTCGAGCGGGATCCGCCGATCGCGGACGTACGCGGCGAGCCTGCCGAGCTGCGGCGTGCCGTCCTCGCCGATCTTGATGTCGTCGATGATCCGGACACCGTGGCCGAGCCGTTCCGCGCCGCAGTGCTGGATGGCCTCCCAGATCGAGGCCAGTCCGAAGGCCTCGCCCGCGTGAATGGTGAAATGCGCGTTGTTCGTGCGCAGGAATTCGAACGCGTCCAGGTTCCTGGTCGGCGGAAAACCGTCTTCCGGTCCCGCGATATCGAATCCGACCACACCGGCGTCGCGGTACCGGACGGCGAGGTCGGCAATTTCGAGCGCCCGCGCGTGCTGACGCATCGCGCACAGAAGAGTGCCCGTTCGGATGACTTTGCCCCGCGCCGCGGCACGCCGCTCACCCTCCGCGAACCCCGCTTGGACGGCCTCGACGACCGCCTCCAGTGACAGTCCGCGTTCGACGAACAACTCCGGTGCGTAACGCACTTCGGCGTACACCACGCCGTCGTCGGCGAGGTCCTCCGCGCACTCCGCGGCGACCCTGACCAACGCCTCCTCGGTCTGCATCACGCCGCACGTGTGCGCGAAGGTTTCGAGATAGGACTCCAGCGATCCGGAATCGGCCGCGTCGCGGAACCATCGCCCCAGCTCAGCGGTATCGGTGGTGGGCAAGGCCGGGTACCCGGTCGCCTCCGCGAGTTCGATCACCGTGCCGGGCCGGAGGCCGCCGTCGAGGTGATCGTGCAGGAGGACCTTCGGCACGCGCCGGAACGTTTCGAGGTCGCCGGCCGCGCTGGCCGGGCCGGATGTATCAGGAGCCATGGGCCAACGGTACCCACGACGTATCACCTACACGGCCCCGTGAACGGAAACTCTCACGCTCGACTTAACCCTCAGCTCTCTGGATCATGTGCCGAATCGGCCAGAGGGTCGACCTTGCCTTTCCGATAGTTCACGGGGGCCATACGGAGAGCAATTCCTCAATCGATAGGCTGCGGTACACCACTCCGTCCCCAAATGCCCCGCCGACGAAGGACACGCAGTGACCACTGACAACCACATTGCAGCCCCGTCCTTCGACCGGATGCGCAACATGCTGGTGCGCGCGGCCGAAGTCCGAGAGAGCGAGCAGCAGCAGATCTTCGACGCGCTGGACGACATCTACGCGCGCCTCGCCCCGGTCGACTCCCTCGGCGCCGTGCGCAAGCGGCTGTCCGAGCTGCCGGACCGCACCGAGGTCGGCGTGCTGGCCGAGCGGCTCGACGAAGCGATGACGCGGCTCGAAGCGCAGGACAACGCGCTGGCCGACGTGGCGCGCGCGGTGGACAGCATCGTCGACAAGCTCGCGAAGCCCTTCGCCCAGCTCGACGGCAGGCTCGACGGGATGGCCGCCAGGCTCGAGGGCGTCGGCGGCCGGATGGACGGGCTCGAGGACAAGCTGCAGAACATCCACCGCAGGCTCGACGAGCTCGGCGGCCACCTCGACAAGCAGGACGGCAAGCTCGACGCGCTGCCCGCCGCCGTGCACGGCCCGGTCCGCGAGAAGATCGACGCCGCCGAGGCCGCGCTGCGCGAGCGCGTCGACACCGGCGACGCCGAGCTGCGCGCCAAGATCGAGGATCTCGACGCCGCCACCAAGGAACGCATCGGCGCCAACACCGAGGCCCTCAAGACCGCGCTGACCGAGACCGGCGAGATGATCGACGC is part of the Amycolatopsis sp. CA-230715 genome and encodes:
- a CDS encoding adenosine deaminase — protein: MAPDTSGPASAAGDLETFRRVPKVLLHDHLDGGLRPGTVIELAEATGYPALPTTDTAELGRWFRDAADSGSLESYLETFAHTCGVMQTEEALVRVAAECAEDLADDGVVYAEVRYAPELFVERGLSLEAVVEAVQAGFAEGERRAAARGKVIRTGTLLCAMRQHARALEIADLAVRYRDAGVVGFDIAGPEDGFPPTRNLDAFEFLRTNNAHFTIHAGEAFGLASIWEAIQHCGAERLGHGVRIIDDIKIGEDGTPQLGRLAAYVRDRRIPLEICPSSNVQTGAAQSIETHPIGLLHRLRFRVTVNTDNRLMSGCTMSSEFAALHEAFGYGLADFQWFTINAMKSAFLDFDRRLDVINNVIKPGYAAVL
- a CDS encoding PA containing protein is translated as MTTDNHIAAPSFDRMRNMLVRAAEVRESEQQQIFDALDDIYARLAPVDSLGAVRKRLSELPDRTEVGVLAERLDEAMTRLEAQDNALADVARAVDSIVDKLAKPFAQLDGRLDGMAARLEGVGGRMDGLEDKLQNIHRRLDELGGHLDKQDGKLDALPAAVHGPVREKIDAAEAALRERVDTGDAELRAKIEDLDAATKERIGANTEALKTALTETGEMIDASDRLENLGGCLEQVTSRLDELAGRLDKVEDGFTAQLGDLDGTLKSGLSKVEGTLSKQPDTDSVNSLVRKSNEESERRIGGQLDEAMATFAELMLGGGPAVQQIAPPPPAPRQPRRARNGRAPKSADAKSKAADSSDDSSDS